A single Candidatus Ancaeobacter aquaticus DNA region contains:
- a CDS encoding thermonuclease family protein translates to MIARFRLITYLFSLILSLTSALPVQAENIYTVVRVIDGDTIEIKYKDKIESVRLIGIDTPESRANKKAWRDAKRSGRDIRTITKMGKQAVGYVKTLVKGGDEVKIEFDVQKRDKYKRLLGYVYLRNGKMLNEEIIIAGYASPMTIPPDVKYQDKFLNAYKEARKNKRGIWK, encoded by the coding sequence ATGATTGCAAGATTTAGACTAATAACCTATTTATTTTCCCTTATTTTATCTCTTACATCTGCCTTACCTGTGCAAGCTGAAAATATATATACAGTAGTAAGGGTTATAGATGGAGATACTATTGAAATAAAATATAAAGACAAGATAGAAAGTGTAAGACTTATAGGCATTGATACGCCTGAGAGCAGGGCAAATAAAAAAGCTTGGAGAGATGCAAAGAGAAGCGGTCGGGATATACGGACAATAACCAAGATGGGGAAACAGGCTGTTGGATACGTAAAAACCCTTGTTAAAGGGGGTGATGAGGTAAAAATAGAGTTTGATGTTCAGAAACGGGATAAGTATAAGAGGCTTTTAGGGTATGTTTATCTAAGAAATGGCAAGATGTTAAACGAGGAGATAATAATCGCAGGGTATGCCAGTCCTATGACAATACCGCCGGATGTGAAATATCAGGATAAATTCTTAAATGCTTACAAAGAAGCTAGGAAAAATAAGAGAGGGATTTGGAAATAA